The Tubulanus polymorphus chromosome 4, tnTubPoly1.2, whole genome shotgun sequence genomic interval CATCGCCAGTAATCTGAATACTCTTGGTCTTAATATTCTTGGAAATCATCTCCCGGCATACGATACATTTTGAATACGGTGTTCCTACTTCGTGGAAGAACGGGGGTTTTACCTAGTTTTTGTGTCATGTACAGACTTAGAAAAATGTTTGTCACCTATATATAAAATGTCATGATTCAACAACTATGCGCGAATACTTCGGATTATATGTTGTTCACGTTATGTAATGGATATATCTATTTGTAGTATATCTGCTACTATTGTAGAATTAAAAACCTAATCTCATAAAACTGTTTCTTTTTCCATCGAAACGCTATCTATGCCGTGATAAAGGTTTCCTTTGTGTTTGcgttttttcaagtttttgtCCCCTTTGGCACTTTCGGGACTGGGAACGCGTTCCTGTTGAATGCGGGGTGCTTCGCTATTCACATCCGCGCACGACACTGTGTTTATTAAAAGATCATCGTTGTCTTCGCCTCGCCATGTCGGCATCGCGCTTGAGCTCTTTTTCCTCATTTTCGGAGAATTGTTTAGTGACCTAGATTTTTTTCTGCTCGATAACGAATCGGGCGTTTGTCGGCCGTTGCCGGTACCCACACTGCGGGCAGGAGACGCCTCTACCGAATGCACATCGACGAATGTTGCCGAATCGTAACTCGGAGGAGGAGGTATCGAGTCTATGCTCTCTACTGAATGATGCTTGCTATATTTATCTGGTTTAATGTATTTCCTATCGGTGCGACTATCCTCTGGATTGTGCTGGTTAGGTTCCTCTTTGTGCCAAGCTATAGCCGGTTGATCGATGCCATGCTCCCTGAAAGTATATCGCAATAAACATTCAATCAAAAGTTATTTTATACTTCTCCTGAATCGAAGTGTACATCAAGGAGTAACACAAGTGCATTTATGAAccaattttccattttgataAACCGAAGCCAAAACTATAGAATGCAAACCTTAATGCGCAAGCAGTGGACTATGGCAATATATCATATACGTGTGTATGTTTTAAGTATAGAATAAAATCGATCATTAATAGGCTGCGCAGACAAATCATTCaagcaaaatttgtaatgcTTACTCAAAGCGGACGAGAGATTAAATAACTTTTTCAACGTTGGTTTATATAATAATCTAGATTTGCGGTGACGGTTTGTGACTGGTAATCAGATCTGAGATACCATAGAATATAATAGCTATCGCAACTCCACCCATGctaaatcaaatacaaatgTGCGTCAAAATATCTACCGAAAGACAAGAGACATTACTTATATGGTTTCTTCAGGCTgcaatttaaataaaattataatttcCGTGTTAGTGCGGTGAATGGGCATTTTGTCGTTGTAAGTCAATTTCTCTGGTGCGTTTAACCAgtgaattttatcatattgCCTTGAGCAGATTTAATATCTAATAAAGCTACCTTAGTGTATGTGACCTGCATTTGACTGCATATGACTAATATCTACCATTTTATCTTTgaacagttttttttcaatctcaaagaaaaatcaattgGAGTTTTCTTACTACCACTTATTTAAGACAAAAGAAAAAACGTTTAATGATTTCTCGTTCTCAGATATTTCACTTACTGCATTTGTTTCTGAAGACGATCAACTTTGATCAACGCCAAATCTAACTCGTGTTTCGCTTTCCATAGTTGCGTCTCGCAGATCGGGTTCTTGCAGCGATGATGTCGCATCATTTCAGTGGTTTCGAATACTGATTCTTGGAAGGTTAATGATTTACCCATACTCTGAAGAAAGGTAGATGTATATCAACTGTTTAAGTTATTTCGATTGAATCTTCGTCTTTCGTGCCAGTTTTGTagaaaattttttcatttaacaaCGGGGACtaactgaattatttatcaattgcattaatcaattaatcaatcaatcaaacgactgatgggccctggggggtaCCAAGATTTGAAAGATCAAGATGATTGAttaaagcatcttcaaaatgtgtaaaaagtgctgatttcggcgaacaacaatggctgtcAGTCctaagtgggctaaaaatgaaattctctGAATCAAAATCGTAAAAAGATCTTTagatgaaatagatttgaCATAGAAGTTGATTGTCAAAAGAAACAGAAGAGGTTTGTAAATGGCCAACTTTGCTTGAAAATAACTTTTGATATGGAATCGCATCTTACCAAACTAATTAGTCCACAGTAACCACCTTTATCCCATTTACGTAATTTTGGTCGCACAAATTTGAAGTAAAAGTGTTCCAGTATCAGCAGTATTATGCCCAGTAGCATCCCTCCAGCTAGGAGGATGAAAGCGCTGGTaaagttttttatttgaaGCGGGTGACTCGTGTCACCCTTTTCCGACGTCTTTTTACAAGCGCCACCCAACCAGAATTTCTGCAATCTTTCCAATGTTCCTAAAAGGCAATAGATTTATGTATTCGCCCGTATTCAAACAATTTACTATAATGGTCAGGTGAAAAAATAACCAATACTGATTTAAGCTTCGTGAAGAAGCTTAGTAACGTTATCTGTATCGAACAAGGTCTTGTCTTTTTAAGTGACTTCACACAGAAAATAGCTACTTAGCTAGCACCAAACCCAGTATATGAATTGAGAAAGCtttatgtaataatatttCTTTGGCAAATACTACGTTGGTCGTTACCATCATTAGTCATTTTCACTAGTTCTTTGTTGACGCGCGGTATCCATTTCGATCCTTTCGGGAAGGCCACACCGTAGCCAGTCATCGCGTACCATTTACCGACAGTTCTCAGCTTACAAAGATCATCATGGGCCGCTCGGTACTGCAGTACCGTCGCATCGTAAATAAATGCGTCAATTTCCctgtaaatacatatatattatgaTTTAAAGTGATCTGAAAGTTCATTCTTTCTTGattaaaatgttttaagatACTTTACATGTCTTTCACAGCCTTGACACCTTTGTCAACGTCGGACCTATTGAACTCTCTCATGTACTTGTACATTTTTGGATAATTCTTGATTAAATTCGTCTCGGTGCTACCGAATGGTACTGTTCCGAATCGAAACGGGGGCTTTAGACTCTTGGCATTCCTCAACTACAAAAATACGGTTGTTCTAATAAGTGTTTTCGTCTTCAAGCATTGAATCTTTTCTAACTGAGCTGATTATATACTCATATGAATATTTGTAGCTGTTATGAGAAATATGGCTATGATCTTACCCGCCAATCTGTAATTCCAGATAGATCATAAAAGTCTTCCTTGGCAATCATAAAAGCGGCTAAATTAGCTGTGTAACTTGCAAGGAATACGACGGCAAACAAAGCCCACACGCTGGCCATAAAGCGACTGGATACACCTCTTGGGTTGTCCGTGTTTACTGACGCTGCGAACAGCATGGCCCATATCAACCAGAACGCCCTGAACAGCGAGAAACGATGCTCTACAAATAGAACGTTTCATATAAAATCTTAATATAACATATCAACGCATTACGAAACGTCTTAATTAAAGTTTGATTAATTCCCCCGATATGAATAGGTGTTTCGTTTGTCCGAGAATCAGCGTAAGGTGATGTGGGTGGTGTTACAAGAAGGAGCGGTAAGCATCGTTTATAGAGGAAGGGTTTACGAAGGCCGATGGAGCGATCACTTTTGTTTTACCTGTATTCCAGGTTTTATCTCGTTCGCTTACCTCTGATCGGCGTATTCCCTTGGTCCATACCATTGGGACTTAGCCAATCGAATATAAAGATGGCGGCTCCCGTGGCGTGTACACTGAATACAAGAATGAGACACCACGATGGATAGTCATATGGTTCTGAAATATAGAACGAAACAATCaacatttaataataataataatttattttcttataaaGCCCAAGTTTAAAACATAATCATTGCGCTTGacattaaaaagaaaacatacataaaatagAGAcacatataaaaaaaaaaaaatttacatattttcatcaaaattttcatcatattcTGTAATATCTTTTCATATGAATCTATGGCAACGCTGAGCATCTGAACTCATGTTGCAGTTGCTTTTATCATGCTATACTCTAAATCTACACGTAATTTTACCCATCAAATGCGATAGGTAATTATGATGACATTTATTAACACATTGCCGAGGAACACATAATTTTGTATTTATGTTACCACGCAAATAATGTCATTATCACGCTTTGTGTGGTTTGTTTATtctgtttatttcttgttttttgtgaaataaactCATGTTGGTTGAAAAAAGACATTTACTAACAGTTTGAAT includes:
- the LOC141903557 gene encoding glutamate receptor ionotropic, NMDA 2B-like isoform X2 — translated: METAPSMAHQADAMINILRRYQWKAISVITSSIVGHDQFINTIRRRREEISKEFNFELLQTVHLVEMDEKGIRKQLIKIKDSDTRIMLLLASKEDSHNIFAVAAELGLTADQYMWIVTQSAVGNKQTPPPSYPVGMMGIYFDTERKALLNAISEMVQLWGLAIDGFVRNEKLFRADNLKALLPDVDCSSANIHWKNGRHIYEAMKNATEPATDIPYFNEDGTPKEVKLQVVNLNRNRRWEMVGKWTDKGLEMQDITWPGDRTTPPNWRPKRYHVKVITLKEAPYVNYANPDNVTGVCPPSAILCRVRPKNETIGVANATRNATLYQCCSGFCIDLMIKLAERIGFEFELSQVEDKKWGSKEKNNEWNGLPRALLDKQGDMVMTSLKITPERSEVVDFSVPFLETGITIIVAIRDGVISPTAFLEPYDYPSWCLILVFSVHATGAAIFIFDWLSPNGMDQGNTPIREHRFSLFRAFWLIWAMLFAASVNTDNPRGVSSRFMASVWALFAVVFLASYTANLAAFMIAKEDFYDLSGITDWRLRNAKSLKPPFRFGTVPFGSTETNLIKNYPKMYKYMREFNRSDVDKGVKAVKDMEIDAFIYDATVLQYRAAHDDLCKLRTVGKWYAMTGYGVAFPKGSKWIPRVNKELVKMTNDGTLERLQKFWLGGACKKTSEKGDTSHPLQIKNFTSAFILLAGGMLLGIILLILEHFYFKFVRPKLRKWDKGGYCGLISLSMGKSLTFQESVFETTEMMRHHRCKNPICETQLWKAKHELDLALIKVDRLQKQMHLKKPYKEHGIDQPAIAWHKEEPNQHNPEDSRTDRKYIKPDKYSKHHSVESIDSIPPPPSYDSATFVDVHSVEASPARSVGTGNGRQTPDSLSSRKKSRSLNNSPKMRKKSSSAMPTWRGEDNDDLLINTVSCADVNSEAPRIQQERVPSPESAKGDKNLKKRKHKGNLYHGIDSVSMEKETVL